Proteins encoded by one window of Musa acuminata AAA Group cultivar baxijiao chromosome BXJ2-9, Cavendish_Baxijiao_AAA, whole genome shotgun sequence:
- the LOC135623297 gene encoding WD repeat-containing protein WDS homolog, which produces MEANENPDPRSLTDTKSREVPRRVLGERRTEFVRIIVQCLYSLGYRRAAATLESESGVSLDSPEYTALFLDVMAGRWDDCIATIESIEDMDCGARAAAAFLVWKEHFLELLGLKDGFLMARDVLSERIAPLDMDRQRVHGLARLLISSEGIVNVEDRVRRRLGLLLDLVEVLPPWVRVPSARLEHLVEMTVLKQIASCFYHNSPGEVTLYEDHKCSQEQIPSKCSQILYDHKNEVWFVQFSHNGDYLASSSRDCTAIIWAVNKDDSISLRHVLEGHMKPISFLAWSPNDRMLLTCGNGEALKLWDVCDGMCKFTFTGGANRIISSCAWFPESEKIVCGSWEPDNRIFTCDLEGNELEVWEGERMPKVTDLAVTPDGRCLISICSNKEILIRDFHRGNEWKIHEEHSITSLSLSSDGQFFIVNLNSEEIHLWNINVSSSLPDKFRGHKQGKYVIRSCFGGSNSLFIASGSEDSQIYIWQRHRETPIKILAGHSMTVNCVSWNPAKPRMLASASDDRTVRIWMANVNNNTKFHM; this is translated from the exons ATGGAGGCTAATGAGAATCCAGATCCCAGATCGCTTACGGACACCAAATCGCGCGAGGTTCCTCGTCGGGTGCTCGGCGAACGGAGGACCGAGTTCGTGAGGATCATCGTGCAGTGCCTCTACTCCCTCGGGTACCGCCGAGCCGCCGCGACGCTGGAATCGGAGTCCGGGGTCTCGCTTGACTCGCCGGAGTACACCGCGCTTTTCCTTGACGTCATGGCGGGCCGGTGGGACGACTGCATCGCCACGATCGAGTCTATCGAGGATATGGATTGCGGAGCCAGGGCCGCTGCGGCTTTTCTGGTGTGGAAGGAGCACTTCTTGGAACTCTTGGGGTTGAAGGATGGGTTCTTGATGGCTAGGGACGTGCTGTCGGAGCGGATTGCGCCGCTGGATATGGACCGGCAGAGGGTTCATGGGCTGGCAAGGTTGCTCATTTCGTCGGAGGGTATTGTTAATGTGGAGGACCGGGTCCGCAGGAGATTGGGGTTGCTGCTGGATTTGGTTGAGGTGCTGCCGCCGTGGGTGCGGGTGCCTAGTGCCAGGTTGGAGCATCTCGTGGAGATGACTGTTCTCAAGCAGATTGCGTCCTGCTTTTACCACAACTCTCCTGGCGAGGTAACTCTGTATGAGGATCACAAATGCAGCCAAGAACAAATCCCTTCCAAGTGCAGCCAG ATATTATATGACCACAAAAATGAAGTTTGGTTTGTTCAGTTTTCACATAACGGGGATTACttggcatcgtcctctcgtgattGCACTGCCATCATATGGGCG GTGAACAAAGATGACAGTATATCATTAAGGCATGTTCTGGAGGGCCACATGAAACCTATATCTTTTCTAGCATGGAGCCCAAATGATAGAATGTTACTTACTTGTGGTAATGGAGAAGCCTTAAAGTTATGGGATGTTTGTGATGGCATGTGCAAATTCACATTTACTGGTGGAGCAAATCGTATCATCAGCTCATGTGCATGGTTTCCAGAATCTGAGAAGATAGTTTGTGGCAGCTGGGAGCCTGATAATCGAATCTTCACATGTGATTTAGAGGGAAATGAGCTGGAAGTTTGGGAGGGAGAGAGGATGCCAAAAGTTACTGATCTTGCTGTGACACCTGATGGGCGGTGTTTGATCAGTATATGCTCCAACAAAGAAATTTTAATACGTGATTTCCATAGAGGAAATGAATGGAAAATACACGAAGAACACTCTATAACCTCACTCTCTCTTTCAAGTGATGGACAGTTTTTTATTGTCAATTTAAACAGTGAGGAGATCCATTTATGGAATATTAATGTGAGCTCAAGCTTGCCAGATAAATTTAGAGGGCACAAGCAGGGAAAGTATGTAATTCGGTCATGTTTTGGTGGATCAAATTCTTTATTCATTGCCAGTGGTAGTGAGGATTCACAG ATCTATATATGGCAGCGACACCGTGAAACGCCGATAAAGATCCTAGCTGGCCATTCGATGACTGTGAACTGCGTGAGCTGGAACCCTGCAAAGCCTCGTATGCTGGCATCAGCAAGTGATGACCGCACAGTTCGAATATGGATGGCTAACGTAAATAACAACACTAAGTTTCATATGTGA